The nucleotide window TCTACGCCGGACGATTCCCGAAGACTTCCGGGTACGGCGGGAGATGGCGGTCGTGTTGAGCAAGCGCACTGTGCTGGAGCCCGATCTGGTCGTGGTACGGGCGGAGGCGGACGCCGATCTCGACCAGACCCGATATGAGGCCAACGACGTACTCATCGCCGTCGAGGTCGTCTCCCCAGACTCCGAGGCTCGTGACCGGGACACCAAGCCGCACAAATACGCGCAAGCCGGAATCCCGCACTTCTGGCGGGTCGAGAAGACCGGCGACAAGAAGCACCCGGCCGTCTACGTCTACGAACTCGACCCGACGACCAGGACCTACGTCGTCACCGGCATCCACCGCGACCACCTCAAGCTCGACGTCCCCTTCACCGTCGACATCGACCTCACCGAGATCGACCGGCTGTAGCCGTCCTCGCTCTGGCCATCTCCGGTACCTGGGGGTAACTTCCGCGCATGACGGAAGCAGGGACGCCGAGGAGGCCGCCGGGGGCGATACCCGTGGAGCGGCTGGAGTTCGAGATGCCGCCGCGGTTCGGGGGGGACGTGGTGGCCGAGCGGCGGTACCGGAAGGAGCGGCTGGCGGCGGCGTTGCGGTTGTTCGGGCGGTTCGGGTTCGAGGAGGGGGTGGCCGGGCACGTCACGGCGCGGGATCCGGAGTTCACGGACCATTTCTGGGTCAACCCGTTCGGGATGTCGTTCCGGCACGTGACGGTGGGCGACCTGATCCTGGTCAACGAGGACGGGCAGGTCGTGGAGGGGCGCTACCACGTCAACCAGGCGGCGTTCGCCATCCATTCACAGGTGCACCGGGCGCGGCCGGACGTGGTGGCGGCGGCGCACAGTCACTCCACGTACGGGCGGGCGCTGGCGGCGTTGGGGGAGCTGCTGGAGCCGATCACCCAGGACGTGTGCGCGTTCTACGAGGACCACGCGCTCTTCGACGACTACACCGGGGTCGTGGTCG belongs to Streptantibioticus cattleyicolor NRRL 8057 = DSM 46488 and includes:
- a CDS encoding Uma2 family endonuclease, which codes for MTAESLPATASPWPEPPRDGYTVDDLFTLPDLPPHTELIDGRLVFVSPQRRFHTLTMLLLDNGLRRTIPEDFRVRREMAVVLSKRTVLEPDLVVVRAEADADLDQTRYEANDVLIAVEVVSPDSEARDRDTKPHKYAQAGIPHFWRVEKTGDKKHPAVYVYELDPTTRTYVVTGIHRDHLKLDVPFTVDIDLTEIDRL
- a CDS encoding class II aldolase/adducin family protein gives rise to the protein MTEAGTPRRPPGAIPVERLEFEMPPRFGGDVVAERRYRKERLAAALRLFGRFGFEEGVAGHVTARDPEFTDHFWVNPFGMSFRHVTVGDLILVNEDGQVVEGRYHVNQAAFAIHSQVHRARPDVVAAAHSHSTYGRALAALGELLEPITQDVCAFYEDHALFDDYTGVVVDTEEGRRIAEALGPHKAVILRNHGLLTVGDSVDAAAWWFITMERSCQVQLAAKAAGKPVAISHENAVRTRDQLGNDLVAWINYQPLHQQTVRAEPDLLR